A region from the Rhizoctonia solani chromosome 13, complete sequence genome encodes:
- a CDS encoding cutinase yields MLFSKGLAALLLLATSSNALPVEERQACSSLQLVFLAGTNEEGLGLAGGPLSTTLASAVSGTTTYSVPYDTRAEYGSTVTAGAKSTVDYITAQAARCPDQRFVLGGYSKGAMVIHSTSLSSALKSKVAAIVVFGDPYRSLNNNWPINSPVVNSNPRSGFTSSQNVASFCNSGDIVCRGGLSVPAHLTYGEDGSTDIAASFIKNHA; encoded by the exons ATGTTATTCTCCAAAGGATTAGCT GCTCTTTTATTGCTTGCTACATCTTCAAATGCCCTACCGGTGGAAGAACGTCAGGCCTGCTCTTCTCTGCAGCTCGTATTTCTGGCCGGGACCAACGAGGAAGGATTGGGCCTGGCTGGGGGTCCACTGTCGACGACGTTAGCCTCGGCAGTTAGTGG GACAACCACCTACTCCGTCCCTTATGATACCAGGGCCGAATACGGTTCTACCGTTACAGCGGGCGCTAAATCAACCGTCGACTATATTACTGCGCAAGCCGCACGCTGTCCCGATCAGCGCTTTGTTCTTGGGGGGTACTCCAAAGGCGCAATGGTGATTCACA GTACAAGTCTCTCCAGTGCTCTCAAGAGCAAGGTTGCTGCCATTGTCGTATTTGGAGACCCATACCGTAGTTTAAACAACAACTGGCCAATCAATTCACCTGTGGTCAACTCGAATCCAAGATCTGGCTTTACTAGCTCCCAGAACGTTGCTAGCTTCTGTAACAGTGGGGATATAGTCTGTAGGGGTGGTCTAAGTGTTCCGGCCCACCTTACTTATGGAGAAGATGGAAG CACCGATATCGCTGCCTCCTTCATCAAGAACCATGCGTAG
- a CDS encoding Peptidase family M28 protein, which produces MFGVPILFLAFYSAFGTQGALASGFDDLSVRSIQFSSGHVERLPIAAIERLRSAAPLPRPLAPESFVAARKSLADISILTASVISDEAIDRLQGHFQRNVWGPGYVDITDSLEDSSKRSLAPRADTPVYPTPDPSAHPELEPMLTMVNSSELRSYVTQLSTKYKTRYYLSLNANQSAEWIGSQLASWLGKAQTQFSDNAFPQSNVIGRIEAKSGDPNAPIIILGAHLDSTSQTPALLAPGADDDASGVAVTMSIMRILKTNNYQGTHAIEAHAYAGEEGGLLGSQNLAKQYKAQNKTIRGMLNFEMVGYQPATSTNAGKSSTITILSDPVPQMSAHMVQVVQKYVPTAEQRSVECGYGCSDHYSFYNAGYPVVCVASYGPKDPELNPGYHTTNDTVDKLDFDKMSDFVRVGLAWVVEVAA; this is translated from the exons ATGTTCGGTGTTCCCATTCTATTTCTCGCATTTTACTCGGCTTTTGGCACACAAGGCGCACTCGCCAGTGGATTCGATGACCTCTCCGTTCGATCTATTCAATTCTCTTCCGGACACGTTGAAAGGCTACCCATAGCAGCAATTGAAAGACTGCGTTCTGCCGCACCACTACCACGTCCTCTAGCTCCTGAATCATTCGTTGCTGCACGCAAATCATTGGCCGACATTTCTATACTCACCGCTTCTGTTATTTCTGATGAAGCCATCGACCGACTACAAGGCCATTTCCAGAGAAATGTTTGGGGACCTGGCTACGTTGATATAACAGACTCTTTGGAGGACTCTAGCAAACGTTCTTTAGCTCCACGAGCTGATACACCTGTGTACCCTACTCCTGATCCGTCGGCGCACCCCGAGTTGGAGCCGATGCTTACTATGGTCAACTCCTCAGAGTTGCGGTCATACGTAACCCAGCTATCCACTAAATACAAGACTCGCTATTATCTCAGCTTGAATGCTAACC AGTCGGCAGAATGGATCGGGTCGCAGCTTGCCTCATGGTTGGGAAAGGCCCAGACTCAATTCTCGGACAATGCTTTCCCCCAATCCAACGTGATTGGTCGTATCGAAGCAAAGTCCGGCGATCCCAACGCCCCCATAATTATCCTAGGAGCCCATTTAGACTCTACAAGCCAAACACCCGCGTTATTGGCACCAGGGGCTGACGATG ACGCTTCTGGAGTGGCAGTCACGATGTCCATCATGCGAATCCTCAAaaccaacaactaccaaggAACACACGCCATCGAAGCACACGCTTACGCCGGAGAGGAAGGCGGCCTCCTGGGTTCACAAAACCTAGCAAAACAATATAAAGCCCAGAACAAGACTATTAGAGGCATGCTAAATTTCGAAATGGTTG GATACCAACCCGCTACTTCAACCAACGCAGGAAAATCCAGCACAATCACCATTCTTTCCGACCCTGTTCCGCAAATGAGTGCTCACATGGTGCAAGTGGTTCAGAAGTATGTCCCCACTGCTGAACAGCGTAGTGTCGAGTGCGGT TATGGCTGCAGCGATCACTACTCGTTCTACAACGCAGGGTATCCAGTCGTTTGTGTCGCTTCGTATGGGCCGAAGGATCCTGAACTGAACCCTGGATA CCACACAACGAATGATACCGTGGACAAGTTGGATTTTGACAAAATGTCCGACTTTGTGCGTGTTGGTTTGGCGTGGGTGGTTGAAGTAGCAGCCTAA
- a CDS encoding Peptidase family M28 protein yields the protein MKSFIPFILTAATYSLGATSSINEFDELSLRYIKFSPQHIEKLPLAAIERLRAAAPLPRPLTAESLNEVRASLSDISTLTGSTISDEAIEQLQGRFQRKLWGPGYIDVTDSVSAGFDDSTRSQTPFVAPITAPKYPTPDPSAHPELKPMLEMVNSTELRDYVTHLSTAYRTRYYRHPNAREPTYWIEAQFASWLGSNQTTVVENKFNQPNIVGRIEAKSGSSSAPIIILGAHLDSTSQLPWVAPGADDDASGLSVVMAIMRILKANDYQGSYAIEAHAYAGEEGGLLGSDALARAYKDQGKEIRGMIEFEMVGYQPSTSTNAGKSSTITVLADPVPSMTSHMIKVVEAYVPTAELRSVNCGYGCSDHYSFFKEGYPVVCLASYGPNDKYLNPNYHAMSDTVDKLDFEKMTDFVRAGLGWVVEVAA from the exons ATGAAGTCATTTATCCCGTTTATTCTTACGGCCGCGACGTATTCTCTCGGAGCTACTAGCTCAATTAACGAATTCGATGAACTGTCCTTACGTTATATCAAGTTTTCTCCTCAACATATTGAAAAACTTCCGCTTGCTGCTATTGAACGACTTCGGGCCGCAGCGCCGCTCCCTCGTCCACTCACGGCTGAATCTCTTAATGAAGTTCGCGCTTCTTTAAGCGATATATCCACGCTCACAGGCTCGACCATATCCGATGAGGCAATTGAACAACTTCAAGGCCGCTTTCAACGGAAATTGTGGGGCCCCGGATATATCGACGTGACCGACTCCGTCTCCGCCGGCTTTGACGACAGCACCCGGTCCCAGACCCCATTTGTCGCTCCTATCACTGCCCCCAAGTATCCAACTCCAGACCCATCAGCGCACCCGGAGCTTAAGCCAATGTTGGAAATGGTTAATTCGACAGAGCTTCGTGACTATGTCACTCATTTGTCAACTGCATACCGAACGCGCTATTATCGCCATCCAAACGCTCGCG AGCCTACCTATTGGATTGAAGCGCAGTTTGCTTCGTGGCTAGGCTCGAACCAAACCACAGTAGTCGAGAACAAGTTTAACCAACCGAATATTGTGGGCCGAATTGAAGCCAAGTCTGGGAGTTCTAGCGCGCCGATTATCATATTGGGGGCTCATTTGGATAGCACAAGCCAACTCCCATGGGTGGCTCCGGGCGCTGACGACG ACGCATCTGGTCTGTCGGTCGTAATGGCCATTATGCGTATCCTCAAGGCGAACGATTACCAAGGCAGCTATGCTATTGAAGCGCACGCCTATGCTGGCGAGGAAGGTGGTCTATTGGGATCCGATGCACTTGCTAGGGCTTACAAGGACCAGGGAAAGGAAATTCGTGGTATGATTGAATTTGAGATGGTTG GATACCAACCATCGACGTCGACCAATGCGGGCAAATCGAGCACAATCACTGTATTGGCTGACCCAGTCCCCAGCATGACAAGCCACATGATCAAAGTCGTCGAGGCATACGTTCCTACGGCAGAGTTGCGGAGTGTTAATTGTGGG TATGGTTGTAGCGACCACTATTCGTTTTTCAAAGAAGGATACCCCGTTGTTTGCCTCGCATCGTATGGCCCGAACGACAAGTACTTGAACCCCAACTA CCATGCCATGAGCGACACCGTGGATAAACTGGACTTTGAGAAGATGACTGATTTTGTACGCGCTGGGTTAGGCTGGGTGGTCGAAGTGGCTGCTTAG
- a CDS encoding Serine/threonine-protein kinase has translation MPLVTSSPPRLQKLSYHACPTRLEKEQAAAGKDICNLPTDLTEIGPWILGDMIGKGSSGRVKLGKHKYSGKIAAIKIISKNPVLTSKQTLAGMDAKHQKQLQAIHREIVIMKLINHPCIMALYDLQETETEFYLALEYVQGGELFDYIVSRGCRLPEPEALFYFKQILYGLDYCHRFNISHRDLKPENILLDKHMNIKIADFGMAALEVANGMLETSCGSPHYASPEIVAGKAYHGASSDVWSCGVVLYALLTSRLPFDHPDIRVLLKKVKVGKFEMNSDISPLAQDLIRRMLVVDPEKRITVRQIFRHPFFKGQTNRLFINPPPPSLGELAMPIGQAERIERAYLDNLVLLFHKSPVEIEHALRASVPSWEKAFLYLLRQYAERVRENYGEDGKTSSGRTELPKTVFADVTNGALARRRKDLFSKPRPPPVGGVGMERSDRPVVGRTGGGVKMERSDRPRPASLGGQSDEVKTPKDEMRQVAYDDVPDKRGSIYSRDEAWRYEFRRSRDESRYTREEGSRRARPPSVVGPRPNPPSPSKIRTAPVSPSRISSGRPAPEPRPASVMSAYPPSEASKVSHGPFDMGKPPRPTSHLNPMAQAFESVFQDVVVGPEPFKSVLSPDIDGGFMMVHKRWSGEGGEPTEGATRVSGDRDRDRGTSSRVSSEDQNRDISRRSRLSPHAEPFILGSLGQPAGKSGRKGKPAPLSLNNPNWQAVSSTSQPPTPGIDSPKIGQQPKVTGWFTNLFTFKPVFHVLYSTASIDLTARECTRVLTTFGIQVLKAEGHDVLRCNVERFHDLDGTLITKPVKFRIEVKSNSHILDSPRFDFPGTPLTTTFPSSPYPCVLVMTQEKGAHSTLKAVYARLRAMWKLDALVSPVPVTPNLG, from the exons ATGCCACTCGTCACGTCTTCGCCCCCTCGTCTCCAGAAGCTCTCATACCATGCCTGTCCGACAAGACTCGAAAAG GAACAAGCTGCCGCCGGCAAGGACATCTGCAACCTTCCTACCGACCTCACCGAGATTGGTCCCTGGATTTTGGGAGATATGATTGGCAAGGGGTCGAGCG GTAGAGTCAAGCTCGGCAAACACAAGTACTCGGGCAAGATTGCGGCTATCAAGATCATTTCCAAGAACCCAGTCTTGACCAGCAAACAAACCTTGGCCGGAATGG ACGCCAAGCATCAAAAACAGCTCCAAGCTATTCATCGCGAAATTGTGATTATGAAACTGATAAACCATCCTTGCATCATGGCATTGTACGACTTGCAAGAGACCGAGACTGAATT CTACCTGGCCCTCGAATACGTCCAAGGCGGCGAACTGTTTGATTATATTGTTTCGCGAGGGT GTCGATTACCCGAGCCCGAAGCTCTATTTTACTTTAAGCAGATTCTATATGGATTGGACTATTGCCATCG ATTCAACATTTCCCACCGAGACCTTAAACCCGAAAACATCCTTTTGGACAAGCATATGAATATCAAGATTGCGGATTTTGGTATGGCCGCGCTCGAAGTGGCTAATGGAATGCTCGAGACGAGTTGTGGTAGTCCGCACTATGCGAGCCCGGAGATTGTTGCT GGAAAAGCTTACCACGGGGCGAGTTCGGACGTTTGGTCCTGCGGGGTCGTACTATATGCGCTCTTGACGAGCCGTTTACCGTTTGACCACCCAGACATCAGGGTCTTGTTGAAAAAG GTCAAGGTTGGCAAGTTTGAGATGAACAGTGATATTTCGCCCCTTGCGCAAGACTTGATCAGGCGCATGCTCGTCGTGGACCCAGAGAAACGAATCACC GTTCGCCAAATCTTTAGACACCCCTTTTTCAAGGGCCAAACCAACCGTCTGTTTATCAACCCGCCGCCTCCCTCGCTCGGCGAACTTGCGATGCCGATCGGACAGGCGGAACGCATCGAACGCGCCTACCTCGATAACCTCGTCTTGCTCTTTCACAAGTCGCCCGTCGAGATTGAGCATGCGCTCCGGGCGAGTGTGCCTAGCTGGGAAAAGGCGTTTTTGTATCTCTTGAGGCAGTATGCCGAGCGCGTGAGGGAGAATTATGGGGAGGACGGGAAGACGA GTTCGGGTCGGACAGAGTTGCCCAAGACTGTGTTTGCAGATGTTACGAATGGTGCGCTCGCCCGTCGGCGCAAGGATCTGTTTTCCAAGCCTCGTCCGCCTCCGGTGGGTGGTGTTGGGATGGAAAGGTCCGATCGACCGGTGGTTGGACGTACGGGCGGAGGTGTAAAGATGGAACGATCCGACCGGCCCAGGCCTGCAAGTCTTGGCGGACAGAGCGACGAGGTCAAGACACCCAAGGACGAGATGAGACAAGTTGCGTATGACGATGTACCAGACAAACGGGGCTCGATATATTCGAGGGATGAAGCTTGGAGGTACGAGTTTAGACGCTCGAGGGACGAGTCGAGGTATACCAGGGAAGAAGGCTCTCGTCGTGCGCGCCCGCCTAGCGTTGTCGGTCCTCGCCCCAACCCGCCCTCGCCGTCCAAGATTCGTACCGCTCCCGTATCGCCGTCTAGAATCTCGTCTGGTCGTCCGGCTCCGGAACCTCGCCCCGCATCTGTCATGTCGGCTTACCCACCCTCAGAGGCGAGCAAGGTCTCTCATGGGCCCTTTGATATGGGCAAACCCCCTCGTCCGACGTCTCATTTGAATCCGATGGCACAGGCGTTCGAGTCGGTGTTCCAGGATGTAGTCGTTGGTCCTGAACCGTTCAAGAGCGTGCTTTCTCCCGATATCGACGGAGGGTTCATGATGGTGCACAAGCGATGGTCTGGAGAAGGAGGAGAACCGACCGAGGGCGCTACTAGGGTATCTGGAGATCGAGACCGAGACCGAGGGACGAGTTCGCGAGTGTCTTCGGAAGACCAGAACCGGGACATTTCCAGGCGCTCTAGACTTTCGCCCCATGCAGAGCCCTTTATCCTCGGATCACTGGGTCAACCTGCGggaaaatctggaagaaaggGGAAGC CTGCCCCTTTGAGCTTGAATAACCCCAACTGGCAGGCGGTATCTTCGACCTCTCAGCCTCCGACGCCTGGGATAGACTCGCCCAAGATTGGACAGCAGCCCAAGGTCACTGGGTGGTTCACGAACCTGTTTACGTTCAAGCCGGTC TTTCATGTGCTCTATTCGACTGCTTCGATTGACCTGACTGCTAGAGAGTGTACACGTGTTTTGACGACTTTTGGGATTCAGGTGCTCAAGGCCGAGGGACACGACGTGTTGAGATGTAATGTTGAGCGGTTCCACG ACCTCGATGGCACCCTCATTACCAAGCCCGTCAAGTTCCGTATCGAAGTCAAGTCTAATTCTCATATTCTGGACTCTCCCCGATTCGATTTTCCTGGTACACCGTTGACCACCACTTTTCCCTCTTCCCCGTACCCGTGCGTGCTGGTCATGACGCAAGAAAAGGGGGCTCATTCAACGCTCAAGGCTGTGTATGCAAGACTAAGGGCTATGTGGAA GCTGGATGCACTGGTTTCGCCCGTGCCTGTAACTCCTAATCTGGGGTGA
- a CDS encoding polygalacturonase, protein MITTFSILALVTSALGNPVSTRNVLETRDTCTINSLSTVTAAEKCSTCLRITIDAFTVPAGQKLVISALNKATINMNGNITPSTIPTFAADTTFKTSGPLFTLSITFNGNGFTIDGQALSHDQVSDITSEIFETKLKWKYNRLSCSGTVKDIKVLNSPAQVFSMGNDATLIVSNIDINNSAANAPNSLSGGKPAAHNTDGFDGSTINKDSNIAFLNNKCTGGHGISIGSIASGSNVSNIRITGNTITNNVQALRIKTDANAKSGSVSGVTYSGNHATGCTSYGVIIDQSYPDTLGTAGAGVKISDITFSGTNNIAINPSAKGEIEVNCAKGSCSGTWDWSGLKVSGGPSGSIVDADIPQFKSISRNS, encoded by the exons ATGATCACCACCTTCTCTATTCTTGCGCTCGTTACCAGTGCACTTGGGAACCCAGTTTCAACTCGTAATGTTCTTGAGACTCGTGACACTTGCACCATCAACTCTCTCTCGACTGTTACCGCCGCAGAGAAGTGCAGCACG TGCCTGAGGATTACAATTGATGCATTCACTGTCCCTGCTGGGCAAAAGCTGGTGATAAGTGCACTAAATAAAGCGACTATTAACATGAATGGCAATATTACCCCAAGTACCATCCCAACG TTTGCAGCCGATACTACTTTCAAGACGTCTGGGCCCCTTTTTACGTTATC TATCACTT TCAACGGCAATGGGTTCACCATTGATG GCCAAGCCCTATCCCATGATCAAGTTAGTGATATAACCTCTGAGATATTTGAGACAAAGTTAAAATGGAAATATAACAGGCTTAGTTGCAGCGGAACGGTCAAAGACATCAAGGTCCTTAACTCCCCTGCCCAGGTCTTTAGCATGGGCAACGATGCTACCCTTATCGTATCTAACATAGACATAAATAACT ctGCTGCAAATGCTCCAAACAGCTTGAGTGGAGGCAAACCTGCCGCTCACAACACTGATGGATTTGATGGTTCAA CTATCAACAAGGACTCAAACATTGCCTTCCTGAATAACAAGTGTACTGGTGGACATGGCATCTCTATCGGATCGATCGCTAGCGGATCGAATGTGTCCAATATTCGCATCACAGGAAACACAATCACTAATAACGTACAGGCGCTCCGTATTAAGACTGATGCAAATGCTAAGAG TGGTTCCGTCAGCGGGGTAACCTACAGTGGCAACCATGCGACCGGGTGCACTTCCTACGGTGTGATCATCGATCAGAGCTACCCTGATACCCTTGGTACCGCTGGCGCAGGCGTCAAGATTTCA GACATCACTTTCAGCGGCACAAACAATATTGCCATCAATCCTTCAGCAAAGGGAGAGATTGAAGTCAACTGCGCGAAGGGCAGTTGCAGTG GcacttgggattggagtgGGCTCAAGGTATCTGGCGGTCCTTCGGGCTCTATCGTTGATGCAGATATCCCGCAATTCAAATCTATATCACGAAATTCGTGA
- a CDS encoding alpha-ketoacid dehydrogenase kinase: MVFVRKATSVAEKLAHYASFPQTPVSLHQMVAFGRDPSPGKVLRAAKFLADELPIRLAHRIRDIDNSAHDLGKSPSFATVRNWYLQSFEEISSFPTIKLPPSTQRIFLPTATPNPFNGLATPLERGTAGSQRRFYVSPTTDGSWTPELLELNSRFIKVLERVRRRHDPTVYRVAYGVREFLRKAGGNGAQGADEELHNWLDRFYMSRISMRFLISQHTAISSPQPPPPHHVGIINEQTEIASVLQDAIDAASFICEEYYALHRAPRIILNCPSSLQFAYVPGHLNHIAFEILKNSLRATVEKTFAGSDDEKFPDIQVDVIELPATDQIAIRVRDQGGGIKQEDLQMVWRYSYSTVGNEDIMDEDEDGMKGGTVRAPMAGYGYGLPLSRLYARYFGGDLRLESREGEGTDATIILNRKACSLEPVH, encoded by the exons ATGGTGTTTGTTCGCAAGGCCACATCGGTGGCGGAAAAGCTCGCCCACTATGCCTCCTTCCCCCAGACTCCAG TCTCTCTGCACCAGATGGTAGCGTTTGGCCGCGACCCGTCTCCTGGAAAGGTGCTGCGAGCAGCAAAATTCCTAGCAG ATGAGCTCCCCATCAGGCTAGCCCATCGAATTAGAGATATTGACAACTCTGCACATGACCTGGGCAAGTCTCCTTCATTTGCTACTGTTCGCAATTGGTACCTACAGTCTTTCGAG GAAATATCAAGCTTCCCCACAATCAAGCTTCCTCCTAGCACTCAACGCATCTTCCTACCAACGGCAACCCCTAACCCCTTCAACGGCCTCGCAACTCCTCTCGAACGTGGAACGGCAGGATCTCAGCGCCGGTTCTACGTCTCTCCAACTACCGACGGATCATGGACTCCGGAGCTCCTAGAGCTTAATTCGCGATTCATAAAAGTATTGGAACGTGTACGCAGGCGGCACGACCCAACCGTATACCGCGTGGCTTATGGGGTCCGCGAGTTTTTGAGGAAGGCCGGTGGAAATGGTGCACAGGGTGCGGATGAAGAACTCCACAACTGGCTGGACAGGTTTTACATGTCGAGGATTAGCATGAGATTTTTGATTAGCCAAC ACACGGCCATTAGCTCTCCACAGCCACCACCTCCACACCACGTTGGTATAATTAACGAGCAGACC GAAATTGCGAGCGTTTTGCAAGATGCCATCGATGCTGCCTCTTTTATTTGCGAAGAATACTATGCTTTGCACCGTGCTCCACGCATCATCCTTAACTGCCCTTCATCTCTCCAATTTGCATATGTCCCTGGTCACCTGAACCATATTGCGTTTGAGATTCTGAAAAACTCACTCCGGGCAACTGTCGAAAAGACGTTTGCTGGATCAGATGATGAAAAATTCCCCGATATTCAAGTAGATGTGATTGAACTTCCAGCAACCGACCAGATTGCGATCCGCGTCCGCGACCAGGGTGGAGGAATCAAACAAGAGGACCTTCAGATGGTTTGGAGATACTCTTATTCGACCGTCGGTAATGAAGATATCatggatgaggatgaggacggAATGAAAGGCGGAACCGTCCGAGCGCCAATGGCAGGGTACGGCTACGGTCTTCCTCTGTCGAGACTG TATGCGAGATATTTTGGTGGTGATCTTAGGCTGGAATCACGAGAGGGCGAAGGGACCGATGCTACTATTATTTTAAACCGTAAGGCGTGCAGCTTGGAGCCTGTGCACTAA
- a CDS encoding NADPH-ferrihemoprotein reductase, producing MRAMIEERVAKGATDWEAYQKRGVLVYRLAASRDQERKIYVQELITNDSKEVKERLVDRKGSLYISGSSNQMPSGVRKAVIASLRDECGWTDDESASYVDRMEMEGDGGTNPGDRTAPRLIKSATSSTRSISNPPDASSAVRQTLSLFDSPTSNYSSEPLGTPSTPSIDDSLASHQDKIKEMEARIQAIEQHRGSLSPATSSTRSISIHQMPPLRSDRLSLFDSPTSNYSSEPLGTPSTPSIDDSLASLLESDFTPIRVQLIPSRSSYSCTTGWRRYKYTPRLVEKHRRGLTGYKLHTGRVLYNLSKSSEPVLALLYVILLAYYYFKSRMLEAHVILTAPSNSPLLWDTSPEFALYWTTTPQYRPSQDLARALATSGLNRTREAIIFLASYFSHHDDICDVKQGMCCQRFGWRAHKWSATFLAPEDITTVWPISLSDFIQYVVADVSQDNPACLLIKALILVYYAGKLIPKDFQGLSLRRNGGHDLDNVIAQ from the exons ATGCGCGCTATGATTGAGGAACGAGTGGCCAAGGGTGCTACAG ATTGGGAAGCTTACCAAAAACGGGGAGTTTTAGTTTATCGTCTAGCTGCATCCCGAGACCAA GAACGAAAGATATACGTTCAAGAGCTAATAACTAACGACTCGAAGGAAGTAAAGGAACGGCTTGTCGATCGCAAGGGCAGTTTATACATATCAGG CTCATCGAATCAAATGCCCTCTGGAGTGCGAAAGGCTGTAATTGCATCCTTGCGAGACGAATGTGGGTGGACGGACGACGAAAGTGCAAGTTATGTCGATAGGATGGAAATGGAAG GAGATGGAGGCACGAATCCAGGCGATCGAACAGCACCGCGGCTCATTAAGTCCGCGACCTCTTCGACCCGTAGCATAAGCAATCCACCAGATGCCTCCTCTGCGGTCCGACAGACTCTTTCACTCTTTGATTCTCCTACATCGAACTATAGTAGCGAACCTCTTGGCACACCATCCACACCATCTATCGACGACTCTCTTGCTAGTCACCAGGACAAAATTAAGGAGATGGAGGCACGAATCCAGGCGATCGAACAGCACCGCGGCTCATTAAGTCCTGCGACCTCTTCGACCCGTAGCATAAGCATCCACCAGATGCCTCCTCTGCGGTCCGACAGACTTTCACTCTTTGATTCTCCTACATCGAACTATAGTAGCGAACCTCTTGGCACACCATCCACACCATCTATCGACGACTCTCTTGCTAGCCTGCTCGAGTCAGACTTCACTCCTATCCGAGTTCAGCTTATCCCCAGTCGAAGCAGTTATAGCTGTACGACTGGCTGGCGAAGGTATAAATATACACCCCGACTCGTTGAGAAGCAT CGACGGGGATTGACGGGCTATAAGCTCCATACGGGCAGGGTGTTGTACAACCTCAGTAAGAGTTCGGAGCCTGTCCTTGCTTTGCTTTACGTTATCTTGCTCGCG TATTACTACTTCAAATCCCGTATGCTTGAGGCCCATGTCATACTAACAGCACCATCCAATTCGCCATTGCTATGGGATACATCGCCTGAATTCGCGTTATACTGGACCACTACACCGCAATACCGCCCAAGTCAGGATTTGGCGAGAGCCCTGGCGACCTCGGGACTCAATCGAACTAGGGAGGCAATCATATTTCTGGCAAGTTATTTCTCTCATCATGACGATATTTGTGACGTCAAGCAGGGGATGTGTTGCCAGAGATTTGGTTGGAGGGCTCATAAATGGTCTGCCACCTTCCTTGCCCCCGAAGATATTACAACAGTGTGGCCGATTTCTCTTTCTGATTTTATACAG TATGTAGTGGCGGATGTATCTCAGGATAACCCTGCTTGTCTGTTGATAAAAGCTCTCATATTGGTCTACTACGCGGGGAAGTTGATACCGAAAGATTTTCAA GGCCTGAGCTTACGGAGGAATGGTGGTCACGATTTAGACAATGTGATCGCGCAATAG